A region from the Streptosporangium sp. NBC_01756 genome encodes:
- a CDS encoding DinB family protein, with translation MTDLDEQGRPEPPLAADETGTLLGFLEFQRATLVWKCAGLDAAGLRATVGASSMTLGGLLKHLAYVEEDWFSRWLHGRDRQPPWDAVDWKSDPDWEWHSAAEDSPEQLHALWQDAVARSRSLVAEALADGGLERPARRTWPDGRAPSLRWILSHMIEEYARHNGHADLLRESVDGLTGE, from the coding sequence ATGACCGACCTGGATGAGCAGGGCCGTCCGGAACCTCCCCTCGCGGCCGACGAGACCGGCACCCTGCTGGGCTTCCTGGAGTTCCAGCGCGCGACCCTGGTGTGGAAGTGCGCGGGGCTGGACGCGGCCGGCCTGAGGGCGACCGTCGGCGCCTCGTCGATGACCCTGGGCGGGTTGCTCAAGCACCTGGCCTACGTCGAGGAGGACTGGTTCTCCCGGTGGCTGCACGGGCGAGACCGGCAGCCACCATGGGACGCGGTGGACTGGAAGTCCGACCCCGACTGGGAATGGCACTCGGCCGCCGAGGACTCCCCCGAGCAGCTTCATGCGCTCTGGCAGGACGCCGTGGCCCGCTCCCGTTCCCTGGTCGCGGAGGCGCTGGCCGACGGCGGCCTGGAGCGGCCGGCCCGGCGCACCTGGCCCGACGGCCGGGCACCGAGCCTGCGATGGATCCTGAGCCACATGATCGAGGAGTACGCACGGCACAACGGCCACGCCGACCTCCTCCGGGAGTCGGTGGACGGGCTCACCGGGGAGTAG